The following DNA comes from Burkholderia stabilis.
GCTGACCCAGGTTGCCGCGATCGAGAGCGCGAATCCGACGGAAGGCCAGAACGTGGTGCGCGTGAATGCCGTGTGTCCCGGCCCGACGCTCGGCGGCATGAATACCGAGGAGCGGCTGCGCGCGAACCCGGAATCGACGCAGGAGAAGATCCAGTCGACCGCGATGAAGCGCTTCGCGAACCCGGAGGAAATCACGGCCGCGATTCTGTGGCTGCTGAGCGAACAGGCTTCGTACGTGACGGGCACGCTGTTATCCGTCGACGGCGGATTCGTGGCGGGCAAGTTTTGAGCACGATCGCTCAGGGGCGGGATGGCAGGCATCGGAACGACGGAGGGTGACGTGGCGAGCGTTTTCATTTCCGGCGTCAGCGACGGGATCGGGCACGCGCTGGCCGCGCACTATCTGGATCGAGGCTGGACCGTGTACGGGCTTGCCCGGCGTCGACCCGATGCTTTGCTGGCGCACGCAAGGATGGTTTTCAGGCAGTGCGACCTGCAGACGCTCGACGAGACGACGGACTTGTTCGACGGGGCGTTCGCACCCATCGCGCAAGACGGTGTGTCCGTCGTCTACCTGAATGCGGGCGTGTCCGGGGCGGCGCCCCGGCGCGCTCGTGAATGTTCGCTCGACGAGATTCAACGGACGCTGACCGTGAACACGGTGGCGAACAAGCTGCTGCTCGATGCGTTCATGGCGCTGCCGGTGCGTCCCGGGGTAGTGGTTGCGTCCGCATCGATCGCGGGGGTGCGGTTTCGCGCCGGGATGCTGCCGTACAGCGTATCGAAGGCCGCGTTGCTGGCGTTGTGCGGGGTCTACGCCGAGGAGTATCCCGACGTGTTTTTCGCGGTGCTGGGCATGTGCAACGTCGATACCGCGCTATCGCGCGAGATCGTGTTCAGCCCGCGCATCGCGGAGTTTCCGGAGCATGCCCGATTGAACGAGCGATTCCGCACGCCGGGCTATGCGGTATCGCCGGAGCGGCGTGCGGCAGATGTGTTCGACCTCATTCATCCGGCGCCGGATGAACGCCTGACGAGCGGCCGGTTCGTCGAGATTCGGGCGCTGCTCGCTCCGCACGGATCGGAGCAACGTGTCGCCGGGTAATCTTTTTCCAAAATTTGAACGTAAGGAGCACGACCATGCAGGATCAACTGAATGCAATGCTGACCGAGGCGATCAAGAGCCAGGACCCGTATCTCGAGCACCCGGTCGATCTGTCTCTGGGGCGCGACGCGAAGCTGTACGCGGAAGCGGGGCAGCTCGACTCGCTGAGTCTCGTGACGATCATCGCCGATCTCGAAGAGGCGATCTTCAAGAGCCTGGGCGTGCGCCTGCAACTTGCCAACGAGCGCGACCTGGCCGTCGAGAACTCGCCGTTCAACACGTTCGGGCGGATGATCGACTATATCGAGGAGCGAGTCCGCGAAGCGTTGCAGAAGGCCACCGAGGCCGCGTGAGCGTCACGGGGGCGCGTGCGATGCAGACGCACGGCACAGGTTCGGTATGGCCCGAGCCGGGCTGCCCGCCGCTGTGGGATACAGCCCGGGCGGGGACTGTGCTGGTGCGTTACGCTGACGCGCGCCCGTTGACGGTGACGTGGGCCAATCTGGCTGGCGCGCCCGCCGGCGACGAGCGGGTGCTGTCGGATGCGGAATGGGCCCGTGCGCGGGACATCGACGACGACGGCCGCCGCGCGCGCTTCGTCGCCGGGCGAGCGTTCGTGCGTCGCGCGCTCGGGGGCTGCATCGACGGCGAGCCTTATGGCGGCGAGTTCGTCGCGGGCAAGTTCGGGAAACCCGGTTTGCCGTCGCCTCATTCGTCGCTTGGCTTCAACGTGTCGCATGCCGGCGACCTGATCGTCGCGGCGATCAGGCCGGGGGGCGCGATCGGCGTGGA
Coding sequences within:
- a CDS encoding SDR family NAD(P)-dependent oxidoreductase encodes the protein MASVFISGVSDGIGHALAAHYLDRGWTVYGLARRRPDALLAHARMVFRQCDLQTLDETTDLFDGAFAPIAQDGVSVVYLNAGVSGAAPRRARECSLDEIQRTLTVNTVANKLLLDAFMALPVRPGVVVASASIAGVRFRAGMLPYSVSKAALLALCGVYAEEYPDVFFAVLGMCNVDTALSREIVFSPRIAEFPEHARLNERFRTPGYAVSPERRAADVFDLIHPAPDERLTSGRFVEIRALLAPHGSEQRVAG
- a CDS encoding 4'-phosphopantetheinyl transferase family protein codes for the protein MQTHGTGSVWPEPGCPPLWDTARAGTVLVRYADARPLTVTWANLAGAPAGDERVLSDAEWARARDIDDDGRRARFVAGRAFVRRALGGCIDGEPYGGEFVAGKFGKPGLPSPHSSLGFNVSHAGDLIVAAIRPGGAIGVDIERRDRAIPPKLTDIVFNRDEQDCLSRCGDWRVAFLLGWTCKEAVLKCVGCGLLRDPKRIKVFVDDDGVRDAIAYEYSEQGELVGTYRIIPLPWVRDMLGVMAIRCE